In Leeia aquatica, a single window of DNA contains:
- the panD gene encoding aspartate 1-decarboxylase, with the protein MIKVVRAKLHGITITGAELHYHGSITLDPEVCEQAGIFPMEFVEIWNKDSGARISTYVIYGEPGSRCCILNGAAARTCQKGDQVIICASDYIQPKELYQLRPTVLTFTPDNQVDEVMHYEVRETAERQHDFRIIREGSQQGTTRSLQQVDVEALSTELRSRGLDDRAIADILSKHLSQFSH; encoded by the coding sequence ATGATCAAGGTGGTTCGTGCCAAGTTGCACGGTATTACCATCACCGGTGCAGAACTGCACTACCACGGTTCGATCACGCTCGACCCGGAAGTGTGCGAGCAAGCCGGCATTTTCCCGATGGAGTTTGTGGAAATCTGGAACAAGGACAGCGGTGCCCGGATTTCCACTTACGTGATTTATGGTGAGCCCGGCTCACGCTGCTGCATCCTCAATGGCGCAGCCGCGCGTACTTGCCAGAAAGGTGACCAGGTCATCATTTGTGCTTCGGACTACATTCAGCCGAAGGAGCTGTACCAGCTACGGCCCACCGTGCTGACCTTTACGCCGGATAATCAGGTGGATGAGGTCATGCATTATGAAGTGCGCGAAACGGCAGAGCGGCAGCATGATTTCCGCATCATCCGGGAAGGCAGCCAACAAGGCACGACCCGCAGCCTGCAGCAGGTGGATGTGGAGGCCTTGAGTACCGAACTGCGTAGCCGTGGCCTGGATGACCGTGCCATTGCGGATATCCTGTCCAAACACCTCAGCCAGTTTTCACACTGA
- a CDS encoding thioesterase II family protein yields the protein MSFRLHDTVARKPHAALTLYALPCAGNSAEMYRGWDAMLPDWLSLQAVELPGRGHRFSEPLQADARQLAADLLRNIRAAQTGPFALFGHSMGALLALEMARQLPAAESERLLAVVLSGREPPGVGVQTPPRRAALPEDAFLGEIARYGGLSPQWQTLPELRALFLPVLRNDFALVDGYAWAPFQLSCPLLAVGGDQEPDFQPAMLAGWSAYSAQWQGYRCFPGQHFYFEGAAVRQQLLHYLREQLALLLAPTLAW from the coding sequence ATGTCGTTCAGGCTGCATGACACGGTAGCCCGCAAGCCGCATGCAGCACTGACCCTGTATGCCCTGCCGTGCGCGGGCAACAGTGCCGAGATGTACCGCGGCTGGGATGCGATGCTGCCAGACTGGTTGTCCCTGCAAGCGGTAGAGTTGCCGGGGCGAGGCCATCGTTTCAGTGAGCCCTTGCAGGCGGATGCCCGCCAGCTGGCTGCAGACTTGCTGCGCAACATCCGGGCTGCCCAAACAGGGCCGTTTGCCCTGTTTGGGCATAGTATGGGGGCGCTGCTGGCGCTGGAAATGGCACGGCAACTGCCGGCCGCCGAATCGGAGCGCCTGCTGGCGGTGGTGCTGTCCGGACGAGAACCACCGGGCGTGGGTGTTCAGACCCCGCCACGCCGTGCGGCATTGCCGGAGGATGCCTTCCTGGGCGAGATTGCCCGCTATGGGGGCCTGAGCCCGCAATGGCAAACCCTGCCCGAACTCCGCGCGCTGTTCCTGCCAGTGCTGCGCAATGATTTTGCGCTGGTGGATGGCTATGCGTGGGCGCCATTTCAGCTGTCTTGCCCTTTGTTGGCGGTGGGTGGAGATCAGGAGCCAGACTTCCAGCCGGCCATGCTGGCGGGTTGGTCGGCTTACAGCGCGCAGTGGCAGGGCTACCGCTGTTTTCCGGGGCAGCATTTCTACTTTGAGGGCGCGGCAGTCCGGCAGCAGTTGCTGCATTATCTTCGCGAACAACTGGCGCTGCTACTGGCGCCGACATTGGCCTGGTGA
- a CDS encoding pyridoxal phosphate-dependent decarboxylase family protein has product MTHTYWMDWSAEQEAEWAQAMDALIARYRSATPTAPRVGGRAHVGPMPQEGISPAAWLEQVQAHGLDHLAAMWRPDCLGHMTSPLPGFMPQLGRLLVALNQNMMKSESSAGLTRLERETVAMLHQRVFQRSARLSEPQHDQVEGVITGGGTLANLMAMWCARKQAFPGEAPWWQQLQQQGYRDAVIIGSRLMHYSFDKASELLALGSAQLLKLEVDAHGSVDLAQLDQTLAACQRERRKVMALVGVAGSTDFCSFDPLHALADRAQRVGAHFHVDAAWGGPFLFAPTMADRLSGIERADTVTLDAHKQLLTPLGCGVLLYREPQRSRDIMTTAPYAVRPDSWDAGRFTLEGSRPANVLYLHAALHLMGEQGYRSVLEKSVADARHLAALIQQHPRLELLLEPVGNVVVFRYLPSSPDWKDTAAIHAFNVRLHKRLRNLGPAFLSRSERVLPGQSGAACTFLRAVINNPLSQPQHLAQLLDDVVRCGLLLEAEVGDGQTAGRRDVVQAA; this is encoded by the coding sequence ATGACACACACCTACTGGATGGACTGGTCCGCTGAGCAAGAAGCGGAGTGGGCCCAGGCGATGGATGCCTTGATTGCACGATATCGGTCCGCAACCCCTACGGCACCGCGTGTTGGAGGGCGCGCCCATGTTGGCCCCATGCCGCAGGAGGGTATCAGCCCCGCTGCGTGGCTGGAGCAGGTACAGGCGCATGGGCTGGACCATCTGGCCGCCATGTGGCGCCCGGATTGCTTGGGTCACATGACTTCTCCGCTGCCTGGTTTCATGCCGCAACTGGGGCGGCTGCTGGTGGCCTTGAACCAGAACATGATGAAGAGCGAATCATCTGCCGGCTTGACCCGGCTCGAACGCGAAACCGTGGCCATGCTGCATCAGCGGGTGTTCCAGCGTTCTGCCCGGCTCAGCGAGCCGCAGCACGATCAGGTCGAAGGTGTGATCACGGGGGGCGGAACGCTGGCCAATCTGATGGCCATGTGGTGCGCCCGCAAGCAGGCGTTTCCCGGTGAAGCACCCTGGTGGCAGCAGCTGCAGCAGCAAGGCTATCGCGATGCCGTGATCATCGGCTCGCGGCTGATGCATTACTCGTTTGACAAGGCGTCGGAACTGCTGGCACTGGGTAGCGCGCAGTTGCTCAAGCTGGAGGTGGATGCCCACGGCAGCGTGGATCTGGCACAGCTGGACCAGACGTTGGCAGCATGCCAGCGCGAGCGCCGCAAGGTGATGGCGCTGGTCGGGGTGGCGGGTAGTACCGATTTCTGCAGCTTTGACCCGCTGCATGCCTTGGCTGACCGTGCGCAGCGAGTCGGGGCGCACTTTCACGTCGATGCGGCCTGGGGTGGGCCTTTTCTGTTTGCGCCCACCATGGCGGATCGGCTGTCCGGGATCGAGCGGGCGGATACCGTCACGCTGGATGCCCATAAGCAATTGCTGACACCGCTCGGCTGCGGTGTCTTGCTGTACCGTGAGCCCCAGCGCTCGCGCGACATCATGACCACCGCACCCTATGCGGTGCGGCCAGACTCATGGGATGCGGGCCGTTTTACGCTGGAGGGGTCGCGCCCGGCAAATGTGCTGTACCTGCACGCGGCACTGCACCTGATGGGCGAGCAGGGCTATCGGAGCGTGCTGGAGAAGAGCGTGGCTGATGCTCGCCATCTTGCTGCGCTGATTCAGCAACACCCCCGGCTGGAACTGCTGCTGGAGCCAGTCGGCAATGTGGTGGTCTTCCGCTATCTGCCGTCTTCGCCAGACTGGAAGGACACGGCGGCTATTCATGCCTTCAATGTCCGGCTGCACAAGCGTTTGCGTAACCTGGGTCCTGCGTTTCTGTCCCGCTCCGAGCGCGTGTTGCCAGGGCAGTCTGGGGCGGCATGCACCTTCTTGCGTGCTGTGATCAACAATCCTTTGAGTCAGCCCCAGCATCTGGCACAGCTGCTGGACGATGTGGTGCGCTGCGGTCTGCTGCTGGAGGCGGAAGTGGGTGATGGGCAAACAGCGGGGAGGCGCGATGTCGTTCAGGCTGCATGA
- a CDS encoding non-ribosomal peptide synthetase: MSTSLSDKARRLLQGRLQQRQLPGAADHLPVVVPDMAARYQPFPLLDMQQAYWIGRQGDDQTGMHYFMERSGQGLDLPTLQRAWETLLQRHDMLRVVIRDDQQQVLPFQTGVGLPQCEDWSGQTEAAWQPALAQLRERLMHRKADLAQWPQHEVWLCLLPEGRFHLLMSLDIWCMDGQSIQTLLGELALACLSPEALPPVPGLAFRDYVLACKAFERSAKYQADLAWWQARLQALPAAPALPLVTQGEGGRIPARFARCETRLSEADTRQLRQLVSEQGLTLAALLATCYSEVLARWSGCWHFVLNMPRFNRMPVHPDIHRVLGEFASFNLLEVRLQGEHSLGERVRALQQQLWQDMEHDAVSGVRVLREWNQLSGGSQPAPAPIVFTSLPELAMGADNIGREVAILGDVVQSLSQTPQVWLDCQYYQEAGQLRLNWDYLAERFPQGMVDAMFDGFVALVRQLAAGGDTAAALLNTSPVLALPEAQQARRVALNQTDQAFPWRPLAQRMVTNCQAQAARMAVITENRAWTFAELQTRALALAEHLQHVDGRVALVLGKGGEQLVAVMACVLAGRSYLPLDVEQPLARLNHILDRAGVSLVLCDEVHADTAWPVPSLNTVDWPIAGEVVPAALPGWQASPDAETYVLFTSGSTGEPKGVPVLQRGVCNVLDDQQSWLGLGSADRIFAISALHHDMSVPDVYGCLTLGASLLMPSQAARRHPAVWLQMMQQYPVQYWNSVPALLQMLLTQAEAEGVRLAGLTRVTLGGDWVAAELVQQLWQHLPALTVYSVGGPTEITVWNIHHRITAQDVASGRIPYGRPMANARYHVLNERDEACPDWVVGELVCAGIGLSPGYLDPALPGFAPIRGLEDHAYRTGDLGRVLPSGEIEFIGRRDQQFKLNGYRIEPGEIEAVLQRHPQVERAVVVKPEGQAFLLAWIEGTVALHVLRDFAANWLPAPMVPQRWQYREDWPLTGNGKLDRRALAAPALLQTERTSEALQGEMEHWLAAQWADLLRRPVLDRQTNFFHAGGDSLLAVQLAARIRQRWQVVLPLQRLFAAAVLHDLAHWLAGEQANVEPTTDIAERFPPRPAQAAPLSWSQRGLWFIEQQQPGTTRYALPLILLLDGPLQREVWREAVDAVLAQHELFRCRYLLQGEGPVMLPDGPSPRLQLITPPEGEAVEAVLSRLLSQGFDLAAGESLRVRLLQVHAEQHLLVLHAHHIAFDGWSFGEALQQFSAAYHQLLKGVPVAPQTYHYGDYASWQQSLPLDAVARTFWQQALTELPVLELTTDRPRPAHLQGTAGCANLRLPDELVQQLDQLARRTDCTRFILLLSVFQLLLGRYSQQEAVVVGSYVAGREHPASQHLLGCCVNNLPLCARWQPAQRFVDYLQQNRQHILQAFEHQHFPFEQMVALQGQAPDPARHPLYQVGFAMQPAAAWPQLQGGVSLQQLRPPVASAHMDIDLYVLSDETGLQLELNYLSELFDAARMQNLLQHYQQLLASVCAQPEAELSQLAYWPAPIYPAQPADPAIDLPQRLLDSLLQHADQVLLQAEGQDWTGRQLLEISQAWARQLQGEGVAPGQRVGVYLHRSVQHVCSMLALCWLGAVYVPLDADYPDARIHDMLDLAEPVRVLTVHALQGRLPAHWQALSLCLPLATTDATEPWLLPVVQPREVMYVLFTSGSTGRPKGVMGTWLTAQSRTDWSRTTYPIAGGAGCAVRTPMNFVDALWEVLDPLLAGGRLVLVPSTLLMDSASLLPWLEQQAVRRMVIVPGLLRGWLQQPHHLAGWHSLQLLLSSGEAPQRAELQQLYQLLPEVRFVNLYGSSEVADVTVSEWPRGPSPAPVTLGKPLPGCQILLLDRWLQAVPPGNSGQIHVAGWHLPAGYLGQPTPELCLPDTGWPLFPMGDWGHLDGAGDLRHEGRRDELVKIRGNRVELGEVLRQLQQVSGLSDVSVQAVPDRQGGLQLVTWLGGIEREALATLRQQLSARLPAYMVPTRWHALAQLPRLPNGKLDRTRLLTLEAESPPQSKTPVHDEERALATMLAEVIGLSPDQLDLTQGFYELGLNSLSLAVWHARLEAHYPKAGLTLTELFQYNNLRQLAARLSPPSVTDVRDECESVPLRQRRERQKRMGQEET, encoded by the coding sequence GTGAGTACCTCGTTGAGCGACAAGGCACGGCGTCTGTTGCAGGGACGGTTACAGCAGCGCCAGCTGCCCGGGGCCGCCGACCACCTGCCCGTGGTTGTGCCTGACATGGCGGCACGTTATCAACCCTTCCCCCTGCTGGACATGCAGCAAGCCTACTGGATTGGTCGGCAAGGGGATGACCAGACCGGAATGCACTATTTCATGGAGCGCAGCGGTCAGGGCCTGGATTTGCCTACACTGCAGCGCGCTTGGGAAACCCTGTTGCAACGACATGACATGCTGCGGGTGGTGATTCGTGACGACCAGCAGCAGGTGTTGCCCTTCCAGACCGGGGTGGGTTTGCCACAATGCGAGGACTGGTCTGGGCAGACTGAAGCTGCGTGGCAGCCAGCGCTGGCGCAGCTGCGTGAGCGCTTGATGCATCGTAAGGCAGACCTTGCGCAGTGGCCGCAACACGAAGTCTGGCTCTGCTTGTTGCCCGAAGGGCGCTTCCACTTGTTGATGAGTCTGGACATCTGGTGCATGGATGGGCAAAGCATCCAGACCCTGCTGGGCGAGTTGGCGCTGGCTTGCCTGTCCCCGGAGGCCCTGCCGCCCGTTCCGGGGCTGGCTTTTCGTGACTATGTACTGGCCTGCAAAGCATTTGAGCGCAGCGCAAAGTATCAGGCTGATCTGGCCTGGTGGCAGGCCCGGCTGCAGGCGCTGCCTGCGGCACCTGCCTTGCCGCTGGTCACGCAGGGAGAGGGAGGGCGCATCCCGGCGCGCTTTGCCCGCTGCGAAACCCGCTTGAGTGAGGCCGACACTCGGCAGTTACGTCAGCTGGTCAGCGAGCAGGGGCTGACCCTGGCCGCCTTGCTGGCCACCTGCTACAGCGAAGTACTGGCCCGCTGGTCCGGTTGCTGGCATTTTGTGCTGAACATGCCCCGCTTCAACCGCATGCCGGTGCACCCGGATATTCATCGGGTACTTGGTGAGTTTGCCAGCTTCAATCTGCTGGAGGTCCGCTTGCAGGGGGAGCACAGCCTGGGCGAGCGCGTCCGGGCCTTGCAACAACAGTTGTGGCAAGACATGGAGCACGATGCCGTCTCCGGCGTGCGTGTGCTGCGGGAGTGGAACCAGCTGTCCGGTGGCTCACAGCCGGCCCCCGCCCCCATTGTGTTTACCTCGCTGCCAGAGCTGGCGATGGGCGCGGACAACATTGGCCGTGAAGTCGCCATTCTGGGCGACGTGGTGCAGAGCCTGTCGCAAACCCCCCAAGTCTGGCTGGATTGTCAGTACTATCAGGAAGCCGGCCAGTTGCGGTTGAACTGGGACTATCTGGCCGAGCGCTTTCCGCAGGGCATGGTGGATGCCATGTTTGACGGTTTTGTCGCACTGGTCCGTCAGCTGGCGGCCGGTGGTGACACGGCTGCCGCATTACTGAATACCTCACCCGTACTGGCTTTGCCGGAGGCGCAACAGGCCCGCCGTGTGGCGTTGAACCAGACCGATCAGGCGTTTCCCTGGCGGCCCTTGGCGCAACGCATGGTGACGAATTGCCAAGCCCAGGCGGCGCGGATGGCCGTCATCACGGAAAACCGTGCCTGGACCTTTGCCGAACTGCAAACCCGCGCGCTGGCGCTGGCGGAGCATTTGCAGCACGTAGACGGGCGCGTGGCGCTGGTGCTGGGCAAAGGGGGCGAGCAACTGGTGGCGGTGATGGCCTGCGTGCTGGCGGGCCGGTCTTATCTGCCGCTGGATGTAGAGCAGCCGCTGGCGCGTCTGAACCATATTCTGGATCGTGCCGGGGTGAGCCTGGTGTTGTGTGATGAGGTGCATGCAGACACCGCGTGGCCGGTGCCTTCACTGAACACCGTAGACTGGCCAATCGCAGGCGAGGTGGTCCCCGCTGCCCTGCCGGGCTGGCAGGCCAGCCCGGATGCGGAAACCTATGTGCTGTTTACCTCGGGATCGACGGGTGAACCCAAGGGGGTGCCGGTACTGCAGCGCGGGGTATGCAATGTGCTGGATGACCAGCAATCGTGGCTGGGGCTGGGGTCGGCGGATCGCATTTTTGCCATCAGTGCCTTGCACCATGATATGTCTGTGCCCGATGTCTACGGTTGCCTGACGCTAGGTGCCAGCCTGTTGATGCCCAGTCAGGCGGCTCGGCGTCACCCGGCTGTCTGGCTGCAGATGATGCAGCAATACCCGGTACAGTACTGGAATTCGGTCCCCGCCTTGCTGCAGATGCTGTTGACCCAGGCCGAGGCTGAGGGGGTACGTCTGGCCGGGCTGACCCGGGTGACCCTGGGCGGTGATTGGGTTGCGGCGGAGCTGGTGCAACAACTCTGGCAGCATTTGCCTGCGCTAACGGTCTACAGTGTGGGGGGGCCGACCGAGATTACGGTATGGAATATCCATCACCGTATTACGGCGCAGGATGTGGCGAGCGGACGCATACCTTATGGTCGCCCGATGGCCAATGCACGTTACCATGTGTTGAACGAACGCGATGAAGCCTGCCCGGACTGGGTGGTGGGGGAGCTGGTCTGCGCCGGTATCGGGTTAAGCCCCGGCTACCTGGACCCAGCCTTGCCTGGATTCGCGCCCATTCGGGGTCTGGAGGACCATGCTTATCGTACTGGCGATCTGGGCCGCGTCTTGCCCTCCGGTGAGATTGAATTCATCGGGCGGCGGGACCAGCAGTTCAAGCTGAATGGCTACCGCATTGAGCCGGGTGAGATCGAGGCGGTATTACAGCGGCACCCGCAAGTCGAGCGTGCCGTCGTGGTCAAGCCGGAAGGGCAAGCCTTCCTGCTGGCCTGGATTGAAGGCACGGTAGCGTTGCACGTGCTGCGTGATTTCGCCGCAAACTGGCTGCCTGCCCCCATGGTACCGCAGCGCTGGCAGTATCGTGAGGATTGGCCGCTGACAGGGAATGGTAAGCTGGACCGGCGTGCGCTGGCTGCCCCTGCGCTACTGCAGACCGAACGGACGAGCGAGGCCTTGCAGGGGGAAATGGAGCACTGGCTGGCGGCGCAATGGGCAGACCTGTTGCGGCGGCCGGTACTGGACCGGCAAACCAATTTCTTTCACGCCGGTGGCGACTCCCTGCTGGCCGTACAACTTGCCGCGCGTATCCGGCAGCGCTGGCAGGTGGTGTTGCCACTGCAGCGGCTGTTTGCCGCTGCGGTGCTGCATGATCTGGCCCACTGGCTGGCGGGTGAGCAGGCGAATGTCGAGCCCACCACTGACATCGCGGAGCGCTTCCCGCCACGTCCTGCACAGGCAGCCCCGCTCAGCTGGTCACAGCGCGGGCTGTGGTTTATCGAGCAACAGCAGCCGGGCACCACCCGCTATGCCTTGCCGCTGATCCTGCTGCTGGATGGCCCGCTGCAACGGGAGGTCTGGCGCGAGGCGGTGGATGCGGTGCTGGCACAGCATGAGCTATTCCGTTGCCGTTACCTGTTGCAGGGTGAGGGGCCGGTCATGCTGCCGGACGGCCCGTCGCCCCGTCTGCAGTTAATCACCCCGCCCGAGGGGGAAGCGGTCGAGGCGGTGTTGTCTCGCCTGCTCAGTCAGGGCTTTGATCTGGCGGCGGGGGAGAGCTTGCGGGTCAGGTTGCTGCAGGTTCACGCCGAGCAACATCTGCTGGTGCTGCACGCCCACCATATTGCGTTTGATGGCTGGTCCTTTGGCGAGGCTCTGCAGCAATTCAGTGCGGCTTATCATCAGCTGCTGAAGGGTGTACCCGTCGCCCCTCAGACCTACCATTACGGTGATTACGCCAGCTGGCAACAGTCCTTGCCGCTGGACGCGGTGGCCCGGACGTTCTGGCAACAGGCGCTGACCGAGCTGCCTGTACTGGAACTGACCACAGACCGGCCCCGCCCGGCGCACCTTCAGGGAACGGCGGGGTGCGCCAACCTGCGCCTGCCCGATGAACTGGTACAGCAGCTGGATCAGCTGGCGCGGCGTACCGACTGCACCCGCTTCATTCTGTTGTTGAGTGTGTTTCAGCTGCTGCTGGGGCGCTACTCCCAGCAAGAGGCGGTGGTGGTGGGCAGCTATGTGGCCGGCCGTGAGCACCCCGCCAGCCAGCATTTGCTCGGCTGCTGCGTCAACAACCTGCCGCTGTGCGCTCGCTGGCAACCGGCGCAGCGTTTTGTGGATTACCTGCAGCAGAACCGGCAGCACATCCTGCAGGCGTTCGAGCACCAGCATTTTCCATTCGAGCAGATGGTGGCGCTGCAAGGGCAGGCTCCAGACCCGGCCCGCCATCCCTTGTATCAGGTCGGGTTTGCCATGCAGCCTGCAGCGGCGTGGCCACAGCTGCAAGGTGGGGTGTCCCTGCAGCAGCTGCGGCCACCGGTGGCGTCTGCCCACATGGACATCGACCTTTATGTGCTGAGTGACGAAACGGGATTGCAGCTGGAGCTGAATTACCTGTCCGAGCTGTTCGACGCCGCCCGCATGCAAAATCTGTTGCAACATTATCAACAGCTGCTGGCATCCGTATGTGCACAGCCAGAGGCCGAACTGTCGCAGCTGGCATACTGGCCTGCCCCGATCTACCCGGCGCAACCTGCCGATCCGGCCATCGACTTGCCGCAGCGCTTGCTGGACAGTTTGCTGCAACATGCAGATCAGGTCTTGCTGCAAGCGGAAGGGCAGGACTGGACTGGGCGACAGCTGCTGGAGATCAGCCAGGCCTGGGCTCGGCAGCTGCAAGGCGAGGGGGTAGCGCCCGGGCAGCGGGTCGGTGTCTATCTGCACCGTTCGGTGCAGCATGTGTGCAGCATGCTGGCGCTGTGCTGGCTGGGCGCGGTGTATGTGCCACTGGACGCGGACTACCCGGACGCCCGCATTCACGACATGCTGGATCTGGCTGAGCCCGTTCGGGTACTGACGGTGCACGCATTGCAGGGGCGTTTGCCCGCACACTGGCAGGCACTGAGCCTGTGCCTGCCGCTGGCGACAACCGATGCGACGGAGCCGTGGCTGCTGCCAGTGGTGCAGCCCCGTGAGGTGATGTATGTCTTGTTCACCTCAGGTTCTACCGGACGCCCCAAAGGCGTGATGGGGACATGGCTGACGGCACAAAGCCGTACCGACTGGTCCAGGACAACTTACCCCATTGCAGGGGGGGCCGGTTGTGCCGTGCGGACCCCGATGAACTTTGTCGATGCCCTGTGGGAAGTACTGGACCCCTTGCTGGCGGGGGGGCGGCTGGTGCTGGTACCAAGCACCTTGCTGATGGACAGTGCGTCCTTGTTACCCTGGCTGGAGCAGCAGGCTGTGCGTCGCATGGTGATCGTGCCGGGGCTGCTGCGGGGCTGGCTGCAGCAGCCACACCATCTGGCAGGCTGGCACAGCCTGCAGCTGTTGCTGAGCAGCGGGGAAGCGCCGCAGCGTGCCGAACTGCAACAGCTGTACCAGCTGCTGCCGGAGGTGCGTTTCGTCAACCTCTATGGCAGCTCGGAAGTGGCTGACGTGACCGTCAGTGAGTGGCCGCGTGGGCCGTCACCTGCCCCGGTCACGCTGGGGAAACCGTTGCCCGGCTGCCAGATCCTGCTGCTGGATCGCTGGCTGCAGGCGGTACCGCCTGGGAACAGCGGCCAGATCCATGTGGCAGGATGGCATCTGCCTGCCGGATATCTGGGCCAGCCGACCCCTGAGCTGTGCTTGCCGGATACAGGCTGGCCCCTGTTCCCGATGGGGGACTGGGGACATCTGGATGGTGCGGGTGATTTGCGGCATGAAGGACGCCGTGACGAGCTGGTGAAGATTCGCGGCAATCGGGTCGAACTGGGGGAGGTGTTGCGCCAGCTGCAGCAGGTCAGCGGTTTGAGTGATGTCTCGGTACAGGCCGTGCCGGACCGGCAAGGTGGTTTGCAGCTGGTGACCTGGCTAGGCGGGATTGAACGGGAGGCCTTGGCTACCTTACGGCAGCAACTGTCGGCACGCTTGCCGGCCTATATGGTGCCGACCCGCTGGCATGCGCTCGCGCAGCTGCCGCGTTTACCCAATGGCAAGCTGGACCGTACACGTTTGCTGACGCTGGAAGCGGAAAGCCCACCGCAATCAAAGACCCCTGTCCATGATGAGGAGCGGGCACTGGCTACGATGCTCGCTGAGGTGATCGGTTTGTCGCCCGATCAACTGGACCTTACCCAAGGCTTCTATGAACTGGGTCTCAATTCGCTGTCGCTGGCGGTATGGCATGCCCGGCTGGAGGCACACTATCCGAAGGCAGGGTTAACGCTCACCGAACTGTTCCAATACAACAACTTGCGCCAGCTGGCGGCACGACTGAGTCCACCGTCCGTTACGGATGTGCGGGATGAGTGCGAGAGCGTGCCTTTGCGACAGCGCCGCGAGCGGCAAAAACGGATGGGGCAGGAGGAAACATGA